A portion of the Chiroxiphia lanceolata isolate bChiLan1 chromosome 10, bChiLan1.pri, whole genome shotgun sequence genome contains these proteins:
- the FAM168B gene encoding myelin-associated neurite-outgrowth inhibitor: protein MNPVYSPGSSGVPYANAKGIGYPAGFPMGYAAAAPAYSPNMYPGANPTFQTGYTPGTPYKVSCSPTSGAVPPYSSSPNPYQTAVYPVRSAYPQQNPYAQQGTYYTQPLYAAPPHVIHHTTVVQPNGMPATMYPAPIPPPRGNGVTMGMVAGTTMAMSAGTLLTTHSPTPVAPHPVTMPTYRAPGTPTYSYVPPQW from the exons ATGAATCCTGTGTATAGCCCTGGATCTTCTGGGGTTCCCTATGCAAATGCCAAAGGAATTGGTTATCCAG CTGGCTTCCCAATGGGCtatgcagcagctgctcctgcctaTTCCCCTAACATGTATCCTGGAGCAAATCCTACCTTCCAAACAG GTTATACACCAGGTACCCCCTACAAAGTCTCCTGTTCACCCACCAGTGGAGCAGTGCCACCGTATTCCTCGTCACCGAATCCCTACCAGACTGCTGTGTACCCAGTCAGAAGTGCCTACCCACAGCAGAATCCATATGCACAG CAAGGCACTTACTACACACAGCCTTTATATGCAGCACCACCCCACGTAATTCACCACACCACAGTCGTGCAGCCCAATGGAATGCCAGCAACCATGTATCCTGCTCCGATCCCCCCACCCCGAGGGAACGGGGTCACCATGGGCATGGTGGCTGGGACGACTATGGCAATGTCAGCAG GTACTTTGTTGACAACTCATTCCCCAACTCCAGTAGCCCCTCACCCAGTTACTATGCCCACGTATCGGGCTCCAGGAACACCAACCTATAGTTATGTGCCCCCGCAGTGGTGA